ACCCGTTTAAAAAGTGAAGGGAAAAATGATCCCATGAACTACTCAGGTGATCTTCCCAAAACATGACACCTGGCTCGACATGGGCGTGGTTGACGTTTACTCTGGGCAAAGACCATACGCCAAAAGCGACACAAGTTATGAAGAtatcaatcaaaacaacagcgaaacactgaataaaacttTCCACAAACACGGTTTTGGATAAGCTGCTTTCTAATTCCATTTGGTGAAGCGCACATTTCACGACGTGCTTTGctagcagagacagacaggagagcagCTAATACCATTAATGAACGGCGGAGAGCTAGTTGGGTAACTAACTTACCTCTGAATAATGTGTTTCTTACGGGGCCACTCGGGCCACGGTTGATGGATGGCCTTACAGAAGCCGGGTCAATTAGCCAGGCTGGATTTCCCTCCATGTCGGCTGCAAACAGCACGGGGAAAGCTCCAACCTCTGTCACGCGGCCTGGCTGTAATTAATCACCGGTGTGGGGCCTTCTCACCTCACACTGCCGCGCGCACAAACAGCCAATACGTACGTTTGGCCCAAATTACATCCCCGTTCGTCTAATCTGGCTAATTGTCAATATTATacccagaggaggagaaagatcGTGATATAAAAACTCTTACCTACCGACAAAAAGACCAGTCCTCCTGCGCAGTTTGCAAAGACAAACCTGATGTTTTGCAAATGTACTAACAAGGCAGAcctaagaaataaaataaaaagtgagacAATGAGAGGCAGGTAGGCCTACGCAAAATTAGAACAGTAAACTAAAACAGGAAGTTGGTCACACCAAATTTCACTGGCACAAAAAACTCCATCTTAGAGTATAATGTTTACTAACGCTTTTaatgcacatacagtaaaactGCTCTATGTTAGATTATGACCAGAAACCCTGTCCATATAAAGTGCTATTGATCAATGACTGATCTAAatctacataaataaataagaactCATACATTTAACATTATAAAACTTATCAGGTTTGATAAAGTGTTCGATGCAAGATCAGAAACGTGATCTGAGCATCATCGGAGGAACatataatgacttttaaaatgtaattttaaatttaaaaaaagctatTACTGtgcagtttctctctctctctctctctctctctctctttacacacacacaaagacacacatacacacacacacttaacgcCCAGGTACACAAAGCACAGATTGAgaggcagggacagagacaTCACTCTGTTCACAGAACACACTCCTGTGGTGTGGACAAAAGCAGCAGGCTGACAGATGAGGTTTGTGTCTGGGGGCAGGGGAGCTATGTGTTGCTGCTACTGtgctctgcgtgtgtgtttgtgttttgttgcttatgcatatgtgcatgcatgcatgtctgagtatgtgtgtgcacctatatgtgactgtgcatgtgtgtgtgtgtttacatgtgtgtatatatgtgtgtatgttgttggGGGGGTGGTCTCATGGGgcagctctgtgtctgtcccATCTGCCACCCCACTCTACTGACACCCAAGGGAATGGCAGAAGGGGTGGGGGATTCATTTTGGAAAAAGGAATCGGGGTCCAGTGGACTAATGGGCAACAATGCAGGTTTTACTGACCGGCCAAAAGCAAAGGACACTGGCTGGGTGTGTGGAAACCAATCTATTTGACAAAACAGTGGGCCTCCCCTGTCAAGCTCTGCCTCAGTCTGCCTAATAAGGCACACCCCTGAAAATTATGCCTCAAATGAGAAGGGGGTGCActgtattttacacacacacacacacacacacatacacactcagacGTTGCATACACCCGGGGCTAATGTCAGCCTAATGCATGTCCATGCTGTGGCCGGAGGGCTAATTGggtatataaacacaaacacatccctTGAGAGGCAAGAGGGGAAGGGTGTATTTTGTGCTATATGCTCCTCCTATTGTAAGGAAGACAATGCTGTAACTTAAACATGGAGACTCATCAGTACTTTATCTGTACCGATAATGAAAGATGACATGGTTTTTGCTCTCATATGCCCTGCTGCTAGATGCTCTTTTGAAGCTGTGCGTGCAGTGTGATGTGGAACGACTTGGTGGCAGGTGGCATCTCATCCTGTCTTTATCCAAACTGTGATCATGAAGACAGTAAATGGCGCCGCTGCAGCcactacagcaacaacaaaacagtcatgtGGAAGAGGAGCATATGGCTCCTGCACCACTGGGCAGAAGGAGTGCTCAGCAAGATGAATGCTGAGGTGCCGGCAACAAAGCTGACTTTAACTTGTCAAATTAACAGCATATcaaaagagagcgagagggagagtgggagggatgaggaggaagaggcagcaGCCTGAGCTTTTTTGACAAGTGCTACTTGATGATGACAAAGACGgcacagagagaagcagcgaCTTGCTGTCGAGGTCagatcacagacagacactgtcacATGTTTGAAGTCCTGGTGTCTCTAACTGTCACTGAGTAGAGTTACACTGTTTGTCCATACATgtctcatacaaacacacacacaaatgcatccaCTGGGTGCTACCCTGCCATTGCGTCCACTGCTTTGAGCGCTATGTTAATGAAACAGTTGCTGTTTCCTGGCATAACATTAATTACCCGATCAAAATAGAGTGGGTAATTAACTGCCCTTCTTTACCAGTGCTAATTACATTAGCAGAGAAGGGTCATTTGAGGGGAGCAAAGGAGAGGTGAGAACGAAAGACAGGATGAAGCGGTACCAAacaaagactggaaaacaaGGCAGTGGTGAGGCTCTTgcctacgtgtgtgtgtgtgtgtgtgtgtgtgtgtgtgtgtgtgtgtgtgtgttttaagagagagaaagagacagagaggaggaggccaCGTTGGAGGGAGACTCATGTGTTTCTCACTCGGGGCCCCCAGAGGCTTGGTCCTTAGAGAAAAGCAGGCTTattggagaggagagagatggggggagGAGGGTGTTGTTGTTTATCTTGACATGCTCTACTCAGTCTTTAACGCTCGCATCACAATTAAGATGCTGTGGCTCATCAGCTATGTATACAAAAAGTGTAGCAAACTGCACGAGCACACAGGTGATGGGCACAGACAAAAATAGATCCAGAAGAACCTTGAAATTTGGAGCCTTATAGGAAAATCTGGATGTCCTGGAAATTAGATAATACAGAGTGTGTGAAAATACTTGTGTCGTAATTCCCTTCTGcacacagttaaaaagaaaCCACCAAGACAAGTCAGAATTTAATCCAATGTAAGAACTAAAACAAGTTAAAGCAGCATCAGtggtttctttttctcatttgttttatttggagCACAAAATATAATTACACCTTGAGATATACAAATCACATTTGCACCATTTTTTGTTCCGTTTCAAAGAAAGATGGcttcaaaaaacataatattaaattgctaataatttttaaataaataaaattaaccaaactctaaacaaaacaaatttgcaAACGTCACATACTctttgtgttctttgttttcacGTCCTGAGAATGAAGTTTGTGTTGTGATGACAAAAATCAATGAGTAAGAACAGCATGATATGGGTTAATGAACACCTAATACGCCCCGTTCTTTTCTACTGAGCAGTTGTGCTTTCATTTACTCTACTGCATAGTGACTAGAGACCTGTGCTGGGTtgagacatttaaaatgatgctGTAAAATCTATAAGTTGTAGtcatatacatttaaatttgCAATGTGGAATTAAATAATATCAGGGCATCGGTGTGACAAAGCATGCATTATAAGTGAAATTAAAAAGGATAAGGCTAACTAACATTTTTCCTTTACACAAGGACAATAACCCTCTTTAACTGTGGGACTTTGTTATGCAAGAACCTGCAAACAGGGGATGTTTTAGTCCAAATAACTGAGTTCATCTTCTTCACCAAAAAAATCCATTCCCTCTGATTCTGCAAATTCATTGGCAATTGTTGAGATAACTTCATTTCAGTAACAGTTGGAAAAGGACcactttataaaaacacatttatattattcCCTAAACTAACTATAATAAGTTAAATTGCTTGTtcttaaataaatcaatatatgAATTCCTTTAGTAATAACCCTTGAGACAAAGAGTTCTCCCTTGTAAAACCGTAGAGAtcagaacaaaaaataaagggTCTATTTTTCTGGAATGTAAATTGTCTTCAAAAAGTCTACTAGAAAAAAACCTCTCGCTAACTCACAGACAGTGTACACACATGCCATTGAAGGTGTCCATACACAGACAAAATAGCACCCTGCTTTTTAGAGCTGCAACATTATTTCAGAGTTGTCCGTCATCCAGCAGCGCTCCCACAACGCGTCCTGTGCCTCTCTGGTGAAGGTTTGGGCGGGTGTTGGAAGAATCGAATACTGCACGTGATAGCAGGCCAGAGGTCAATACAGATGCTTTTGAAGCTTGAGGTGAAAACAGGACCGGTTCTCCTGTTTCCTTTCAAAATGCAGATGCTTCATTACACAAAACAGCGGTAATATGGTCCAGTCTGGTGCTGTTAGCTAAGGAGCTTGGTCTGTCTGTAGCTGAGGGTGGAGTAATCTCCTCTGCCTCTGGAGTAGATGGCTGGTCTTTGGACATTTTTCGTACCCCGTCCCGTTCATCCACATGGATGAAAAAGGGACTAAGAAATGGCGggagggggttgggggttgggggctCAGGGAGGAAAGTGATACATGGTCACTAGTGAACAATTTTCCATTCTCCCTGCCCTCTCAGTGCCAAAAGAGGGGCTAAGTGAAGCAGTGGTCTGGGGTAGATTGGGGTGGGTGCTTTGCTACATCGGGGGAACAACCAGGCCCGTCATcgctggagagaaaaaaatatacaaaatctATGATTCTAATCAATCAGGTCTTGCATTAATGTACATCCAGCAACTGTTCTCTGTCTTGTTCAGTCATAGCTTTCGAGTGGTTAGTATGAGGGGTTAGACTGCATTCGTAAGTTCAGACAGGGGGGTCAGATAGTGAGTTGGGTGGCTACCTCTGAAGCTGTTCCCCCCTGAGGCAGGGCAGGCAGGGGAGGGAGAGCCCTGGGGCCTGAGGACAGGAGCAAAAGCACTCTTCTGTTTAGCAGCAGACgggaaggaggagaaaggcAAGAGAGACGATGAGGAGCTGGAGCTTCCTGGTATAGTGGGGCTGGAGGGCATTACTGCGGAACAGAGAGCAACAGTCAGTCTCAAGTCTGATCAGCAGTGCGGGGTAaattaacaaacacatttagaGACAATTAGAGAGCACATGAGGTCTTACTATAGGGTGAGCCTGTGGGGGAGGCACTGCTGAaaccaggagaaccaggaaCTCCTAGGCTGGTCATGGGAACTGTCCCATAGCCTCCGGTCATCCCGCCGCCGCCGTAGCTCGACTGCTGAGGAGTGGAGGCTGATGGGTAACCCCTAGGTGACAAACTGCTGGAGTTTCGAATGTAACCTGGATGGAAAATGTTGAGTCAGATCTGAGCTtcatttgtggaaaaaaaaaaaaacagaagcagggAATATAGTTTGGCTCTTTCTGCTCACCTTGGCTGCTCTGTCCTGGCTCCCCGATGCTAACGCCTAACTGAGAGGGGTAGGAGCCCAGACCCATGACACTGCCGTGGGCTGGTGAGCTTGGCAGCGCCTGCAGCTGACTGTGAGGACGGGGAACACTGTAAAGTGCCTCGGCGATGTCAGCTGCACGTTTCAGCAGCATGTCCTGCAGGAGATCAAATGCAACTGTCAAAATTGGTTCAATGAGAGATGATGCAGTTTGGTTAGGTGGCTCTGCTGACGGTTGTCCAACTGCTGCTTGCATTCAAGTGTTTGTTATAAACGCACATATCTGAGCACAGGGAGTCAGCTGCCAAACAGTCACTTGGCTGCCACAAACTACTAGTGCGCTACAATGTTTGCATACTGTTTATCttatgggcttttttttttttttttgacagcatACAGCTGAGCCACTGCAAAGCTTTTCAAAACAATCCCTGCTCAGAACTGTATTATCATTTATAGgaatttaacaaataaataaagccgTCTAAATATTAATTCTGGTGGATTACCGGGGTCACAGAGGTTTCAAATctctgtaatttaattttttttcatacagtaCTGGATTGACTGGAAAGCTATTGATTGAACAGTTAATGGGCTAAAACAAAATCAGTGATGTAGTCTGTTAAATATCTGCCTGTTCTCTGAATATGTCATGTGTCTTTACCTGATTACTATGTGGATTTCCATACAGGGCCTCCACAAGATCTGCAGCTCTTTTCAGGAGGATCTCCTACAAGGAACAGAATTTATTACATTAATATCTTAATAAGAGTAGTGTGCAAAGTTCCTTGACAAGTAGTAATGAGCATGGCAAGATCTTTTATTTAAGAGTCTCTCACCTTAGCTAGTTTCTCTGGATCACCAGGATGTCGAGGGATGACCTTCTGAAGACGCTGGAAGCCATAGTCTATAGTTGGTTCATTTAGAGCTAGGAAACATAAAGTACACCAAACCTCAGTCACACTTCATCAAAACCTAAAATTTAAAATTCCTCAGACTGTGGATAAAATGGGCAAAAAGAGCACAACGCGTTGTCTTAATACCTGTGTAGATGAAGCGTCCAGGAGCTCCCTTGCAGAACTGTTTAGATTTATAAGACAATGTGACCTCCACAACCCCGGGGATGTGTCGAGGAGGCGTCTGGACACGGATAGCGTGTGGTGTGATCAGCTGAAGATACAGCACAGAAATTGTGtcacaaaacagcaacaaatgaTTCCTTCCCATGCCTTGTAAATATTTAGGCTAACACAATACTGTGGAAAGATTCATTTATGTAGACTCCCCATAAATCATCTAAATAATGAGACAGGCCATATGCTATATATATCATTTCAAACTGTGCTTTAGACTGTATCATTAGTGAGATGTTTTGAAGACAATTCCTACCTCACTCCACACCAGCATGCTGCCAAACACCACCTGCAGCCCGTCAAAGAAGTTCTCCCCGATGA
This genomic window from Seriola aureovittata isolate HTS-2021-v1 ecotype China chromosome 5, ASM2101889v1, whole genome shotgun sequence contains:
- the ebf2 gene encoding transcription factor COE2 isoform X2, with the translated sequence MFGIQEHLIREVSGLKERSLGEEMDPVRSWVRNVGVVDANVAAQSGVALSRAHFEKQPPSNLRKSNFFHFVLALYDRHGQPVEVERTAFVDFVEHDKTGEKTNNGTHYKLQLLYSNGVRTEQDLYARLIDSVTKQPISYEGQNKNPEMCRVLLTHEVMCSRCCEKKSCGNRNETPSDPVIIDRFFLKFFLKCNQNCLKTAGNPRDMRRFQVVLSSTVCVDGHVLAVSDNMFVHNNSKHGRRARRLEPGESAENTMEYATPCIKAISPSEGWTTGGAMVIVIGENFFDGLQVVFGSMLVWSELITPHAIRVQTPPRHIPGVVEVTLSYKSKQFCKGAPGRFIYTALNEPTIDYGFQRLQKVIPRHPGDPEKLAKEILLKRAADLVEALYGNPHSNQDMLLKRAADIAEALYSVPRPHSQLQALPSSPAHGSVMGLGSYPSQLGVSIGEPGQSSQGYIRNSSSLSPRGYPSASTPQQSSYGGGGMTGGYGTVPMTSLGVPGSPGFSSASPTGSPYIMPSSPTIPGSSSSSSSLLPFSSFPSAAKQKSAFAPVLRPQGSPSPACPASGGNSFRGSHPTHYLTPLSELTNAV
- the ebf2 gene encoding transcription factor COE2 isoform X1 produces the protein MFGIQEHLIREVSGLKERSLGEEMDPVRSWVRNVGVVDANVAAQSGVALSRAHFEKQPPSNLRKSNFFHFVLALYDRHGQPVEVERTAFVDFVEHDKEQTGEKTNNGTHYKLQLLYSNGVRTEQDLYARLIDSVTKQPISYEGQNKNPEMCRVLLTHEVMCSRCCEKKSCGNRNETPSDPVIIDRFFLKFFLKCNQNCLKTAGNPRDMRRFQVVLSSTVCVDGHVLAVSDNMFVHNNSKHGRRARRLEPGESAENTMEYATPCIKAISPSEGWTTGGAMVIVIGENFFDGLQVVFGSMLVWSELITPHAIRVQTPPRHIPGVVEVTLSYKSKQFCKGAPGRFIYTALNEPTIDYGFQRLQKVIPRHPGDPEKLAKEILLKRAADLVEALYGNPHSNQDMLLKRAADIAEALYSVPRPHSQLQALPSSPAHGSVMGLGSYPSQLGVSIGEPGQSSQGYIRNSSSLSPRGYPSASTPQQSSYGGGGMTGGYGTVPMTSLGVPGSPGFSSASPTGSPYIMPSSPTIPGSSSSSSSLLPFSSFPSAAKQKSAFAPVLRPQGSPSPACPASGGNSFRGSHPTHYLTPLSELTNAV
- the ebf2 gene encoding transcription factor COE2 isoform X3: MFGIQEHLIREVSGLKERSLGEEMDPVRSWVRNVGVVDANVAAQSGVALSRAHFEKQPPSNLRKSNFFHFVLALYDRHGQPVEVERTAFVDFVEHDKEQTGEKTNNGTHYKLQLLYSNGVRTEQDLYARLIDSVTKQPISYEGQNKNPEMCRVLLTHEVMCSRCCEKKSCGNRNETPSDPVIIDRFFLKFFLKCNQNCLKTAGNPRDMRRFQVVLSSTVCVDGHVLAVSDNMFVHNNSKHGRRARRLEPGESAENTMEYATPCIKAISPSEGWTTGGAMVIVIGENFFDGLQVVFGSMLVWSELITPHAIRVQTPPRHIPGVVEVTLSYKSKQFCKGAPGRFIYTALNEPTIDYGFQRLQKVIPRHPGDPEKLAKEILLKRAADLVEALYGNPHSNQDMLLKRAADIAEALYSVPRPHSQLQALPSSPAHGSVMGLGSYPSQLGVSIGEPGQSSQGYIRNSSSLSPRGYPSASTPQQSSYGGGGMTGGYGTVPMTSLGVPGSPGFSSASPTGSPYIMPSSPTIPGSSSSSSSLLPFSSFPSAAKQKSAFAPVLRPQGSPSPACPASGGNSFRAMTGLVVPPM
- the ebf2 gene encoding transcription factor COE2 isoform X4, with amino-acid sequence MFGIQEHLIREVSGLKERSLGEEMDPVRSWVRNVGVVDANVAAQSGVALSRAHFEKQPPSNLRKSNFFHFVLALYDRHGQPVEVERTAFVDFVEHDKTGEKTNNGTHYKLQLLYSNGVRTEQDLYARLIDSVTKQPISYEGQNKNPEMCRVLLTHEVMCSRCCEKKSCGNRNETPSDPVIIDRFFLKFFLKCNQNCLKTAGNPRDMRRFQVVLSSTVCVDGHVLAVSDNMFVHNNSKHGRRARRLEPGESAENTMEYATPCIKAISPSEGWTTGGAMVIVIGENFFDGLQVVFGSMLVWSELITPHAIRVQTPPRHIPGVVEVTLSYKSKQFCKGAPGRFIYTALNEPTIDYGFQRLQKVIPRHPGDPEKLAKEILLKRAADLVEALYGNPHSNQDMLLKRAADIAEALYSVPRPHSQLQALPSSPAHGSVMGLGSYPSQLGVSIGEPGQSSQGYIRNSSSLSPRGYPSASTPQQSSYGGGGMTGGYGTVPMTSLGVPGSPGFSSASPTGSPYIMPSSPTIPGSSSSSSSLLPFSSFPSAAKQKSAFAPVLRPQGSPSPACPASGGNSFRAMTGLVVPPM